GTTCATTTATATTCTCACCCCCCTGCAAGTTATTATTTTGCGGTAAATCATGTCATTCTGTCTGTAAATACttctatatataactataaatgataaggactcctttttttaaaaaaaatcctataataCCATTATCACAACTTAAAAAACTGGTATTTTTAATAGCATCAAATACCTAATCAGTTATAAAATTTCCCTGATTATCTcataaagttttttgttttacatttggtTTCTTGGAATCATGATCCAATCAGTCtgtacatattttctatttaggTGCTCTGTCTCTTAGGTCTCTGTTTTCCTGttatatcattaaaatatattaaaagttcGTATCTACTAAATTGCATTCATTTAAATAGAACAATTATTTTCACAAACCTTCGAGTAAAATATGTTCTCAATAAACAAGGCAGTAGAATATAATTACTCTGTATATACCCAGTGTAACTACTAAGGTTAGCAGTCCTGGTTCTGACTTATATttcgtgagttcaaatcctggttctacctgttatttttattcttaatgttttattatgtaaaatttcAACTGTATGAAGTCAGCAGAATAGTCTAGCGAACCTCCATTTACCCATTTTATTCTATACATCTTTATGCTCCTTattccccttattttttttaaagtttatttaacctgagagagagagtgtgtgtgtgtgcaccagcaggggagaagcagagagagagagagaatcccaagcaggctctgcactgccagcacagagcctgatgcaaggctcaaactgaCAACttaagagatcatgatctgatctgaaattggacgcttaactgactgagccaccgaggcgccccagccccttaattatttttaaaagttctttgtttttgaaatacaaattaaattaatcACAGCGTACACATCTTAACTTTTATGATTTTGACATAAAATCACAGATAGATACCTACATCTGTTAACCTATGCTTTTATCATAATATGTTACCTGTCTGTGGAAAGTTCCATTGTGTCCCTTTCCAGTCATTTCCCACCCTCTTACCCTGCTTGCCCTAGATATTTTTTCCACCTTGCATTGGCTTCATCTCCTTGAGAACTTCATGTAAttgaaatcatgtagtatgtaCTCTCCTGTATTTGTCATAATATCTGCAAGATACACCTATGTTGATTAGTACATTGTTCCTCTTTATTGGTGAGTAGTATTTTATTATGTGAACTTagcacaatttgtttattcattctcctgatgatggacatttggatttaAAGTTTTTAGCTATCATAAATAAAGccactgtatatattttgtacaagtcttttatggacatatgttttcattcctcttggattaatatctaggagtggaatagCTGGATTAAAGAGtaagtgtatatttaattttataagaaactactaCATACTTTCCCAAAGTGTTTGTACCAACAaggtatgagagttccagtttctctgcatccttgccaaggTTTGGTATCGCCAGTCTTTCATTTTAGCTGTTCTTTGAGTgcctctttgtggttttaatctgcatttccctgataaacaaTGATGTTGggcactttttcatgtgcttatgggtgattcatttatctttttttgtgaaatgtctgttcaagtatTTTGCTAGTTTAAAgattggattgtttgcttttttcataGTGAATTGGAATTCTTGATATATTCTAGATGTAAATATTTTGTCAGAAATATGTGACTATATTCTGTCCCAGTCTAGACTTTGCTATCATATTAATTATGTCTTTTGTGGCTGTCCATCCTCTTTCCTGAGTATCCTTTGCTTATTCTTCaggaatatattttgtttacttcAACTTTTATGAATGTCagcttttttaaagctttttggtttttttagcgtttatgtttatttctataatttgtctcaaaacaaatttttGCTGATCTTTGAAACCACCAGCATTTGACTTTACTGATGATTCTCtgctttttgcccattttttactttgttgatttctgctctttaaacTTTGggtttatggggcacctgtgtggctcagttggttaagcgtctgcattcggctcaggtcatgatctcatggcttgtgagtttgagccccacgttgggctctgtgctgacagctcagagcctggagcctgccttggattctgtctctgtctctgtctctgtctctctctctctctctctgtctctcgctctgtctctctctctgtctctgcccctcccccattcacgctttgtctctcaaaaaaataaacatttaaaaaaattaaactttgggtttaatttgcttaTGTTTTTCTAGCTTCCTATAGTAGAAGCTTAGATTGACTTTGGACCTTCTTTTTctgtataaacatttaaagttatAAGTTTTCCTCTAAGCATTGAATTACCCTTAGATTTTGataggttgttttctttttcacttatttaaaaatatttttccttttcccttttaatttctcctttgaccCATAGATTTAGTAGaaatttgttgtttaatttctaaggATTAGGGAttcaatttccaaatatttgtatgAATTTTTTTGATCCTTTGATTCTAGTTTTACTGTTCTGTACATGGATtagaaacagacaaaatataGGTAATACTCAGGTACTCTGAGGTAAAATTATTCTGTAACctgcatttttattgaaaaatatctttTAGTGCTTTTTGTATACATTGTTTATAATTCCTATAAAAAGCAGAGATACTGTATTTAGAAAGTACTTACAAAAGAGGTTTTTTTCATCTAATTTAGAGTTCGTTGTCGAAATGCTGGTCCTGTAGCTTTGGCTGAGAAGAGCATTGCCCAAGTTGCAGAAAAATTCGTATTAAGAGGTTACTGTCCAAATTGCAACCAAGTCTTTGCGGATGAAACCAGTACCCGAAATCACAAGCAGAATTCAGGGCACAAAGTCCGAGTCATTACCTCAATGGAAGAATCAGTCTTACTTTATTGCCATAGCAGTGAAGGGAACAAACCTTCTTCTGACTTGAATCTCTTGCTAGATCGATCAAAATTTTCATCACTTAAAAGAACCATGTCTGTTCAAGAATCTAACTCACAAGATTGCACCACTGTTCCAAAAAAGAAGATGAATTTAGAAGGTAAAAGCCATGAAGGTACAGTTTGTGTTCAGAAAGAAAAGTCATTTGTTAAAACCTGGTTTTGTGAATGCCATCAACAATTCCTAAGTGAAGATGCAgtagaaaaacatgttttctcaGCAAACACAATGTGTTATAAGTGTGTGGTCTGTGGAAAGGTATGTGAAGATTCAGGGGTCATCCGTTTACATATGAGCCGGATTCATGGAGGGGCACatttaaataactttcttttctgGTGTCGGACATGCAAAAAGGAGTTAACAAGAAAAGAGACTATCATGGCACATGTGACTGAATTTCATAATGGACACAGATATTTTTATGAGACGGATGAGGTAGAAGGTGAAACTTTGCCAACATCCTCTGCAACATTGGTGAGTAATTTGACTGCTAAGAATCCTTCTTCAACTATTACTATTATTGATCATTCTCCAGCAAATAGTCCTCCAAGGGGTAAATGGCAGTGCCGAATTTGTGAAGATATGTTTGATTCCCAGGACTGTGTAAAACAGCATTGCATGTCTTTAGCAAGTCACCAGTTTCATAGATACAGCTGTGCCCATTGCAAAAAGACTTTTCACAAGGTTGAAACACTGTACCGACATTGCCAAGATGAGCATAACAATGAGATAAAAGTTAAGTACTTCTGTGGGCTTTGTGATCTTACCTTTAATGTGGAAGAAGCATTTTTAAGTCATTATAAGGAGCACCACAGCACAGATTATGTGTTTGTGTCAGAAAAAACTGAAACTTCAATTAAAACTGAGAATGATTTTCCAGTAACAGAGACCAGTAACCTGTTAACCTGTGGTTGCCGTGAGAGTTACATCTGTAAAGTTAACAGAAAGGAAGATTATGGTAGATGTCTCCAAATCATGCTGGATAAAGGTAAACTGTGGTTTCGCTGCACCTTGTGTTCAGCAACAGCACAGAATGTAACTGACATCAATACTCACATCCATGAAgtgcacagagaagaaaagagtgagGAGGAAAAGGAGCAACGGTATGTCATCAAGTGTGGCACTTGCACCAAAGTGTTTCACGATCCTGAGAGTGCTCAGCAGCACTTCCATAGAAAACACTGCTTTTTACGGAAACCCAGTGTGGCTCATTTCGGATCTGAGAAAACAAGCCTGTACAAGTTTGCTGCCAGTGCCTCACGTCCAGAGAGAAAACTAAAACAGGCAGTAAGCCATCCAAAAAATTCAGAGATGGAGAAGGGAGCCGAGAATGACCTAAGCTGTCAGAATATAGGTATGGCATTACAACTCTAATGTCTGTGCAGATTTCACATACTGATAGAGAAACATACATGTATTGTAGCCatccttgtttttaaatttatttattttgagagtgtccACACAAgcggggaggaggcagagagaaaatcccaagcaggccctgcactgtcagtgcagagcccaatacagggctgcATCTCActaatccatgagatcatgacctgagcccaaatcaagagttgacacttggggcacctgggtggctcagtcggttgagtgtccaacttcagctcaggtcgtgatctcacagttcatgagttcaagccccgcatcaggctctgtgtgcagacagctcggagcctggagccaccttcagattctgtgtcttcctctctctctgccctacccagtctcactccctctgtcaaaaataaacaaacattaaaaaaaaaaggggggttgaCATTTCACCGAATGGGCCACCCGGGTGCACCTGTGGCCATCATTTTTGTGAAAGCTAATGATGATTCAGTTTGAAGTAAGAAACATGGTGGGATGATACAGTAATCATTATAGCATATACTTTTGGGGGATATGTATTCctaaatacaaatacatactagtatttaaatattcatttaactaCTCTAAACTTAAGGGGACAAAGAGTATATATTAGATTTAAACACTATTTAAGATAACATTGTCTTTTATAAGAAGCATGGGAATtttgagagatgaagaaaattgaTAGTCTTTCTGAAAGtcagatttaaaatttatatatatatatttatatatataaataaaatttatatatatatttatatatattatatatataaatgttatccTTAACATTTAGATTCTTCTTATCATTTAGAAGGTTCATTAAGAAGATAAATCCAGTGAActctttgtgtttatattttgactttattcttttgttgttggaaaattctttttttttatttaattaaacttgtttttttattccagtatagttaacatagtgttatattcatttcaggtgtacagtatagtgattgaACAGTTCTATACAGAACTCGgtgcttatcatgataagtgtactgtTAATcccctcacctatttcactcatcctccccatccacctcccctctgataaccactaGTTTTCTATATTCAGAgtctgatttttgtctttttttttgtttggttggtttcttaaattacacatgagtgaaatcgtatggtacttgtctttctctgactgacttatttcccttagtatTATACTGTCTAGATCCatacatgttgcaaatggcaagatttcattctcttttatggctaatattccattgtatatatacaccacatcttctttatccattcatctatccgtggacacttgggttgtatTTataagttggctattgtaaatactgcagtaaacataggggtccatatatctttttgaattagtgttttcatattcttcagatagttagtagtggaattactggatcatatggtaattctatttttaatttttcaaagaatctccatattttccattgtggctgtaccagtttgcattgccaccaacagtgtatgagggttcctttttctccacatcctcatatTTTGGCTTTATTCCGTAATTATGAGAAATCTTAATGTTCACTtcagaatttatatatttttgttatgatTTTCTGGAAAGCAGAGCTTTTACTTAGACTTAAAATAGCAATTAGAAGTAGAGTTACAAATGGTAGCAGGAAACCAGGGAGAAAATTGAGGTATAGATCCCTTTGTACTTAATCTAGATAAGACTCCCTAAGTGTAGGTGTGCTGGGTGGCTTaggtgctgtcaacacagagcgagctttggattctttctcgccctctctctctgcccctcccccctcaaaataaataaataaacttaaaaaaaaaaagagtaagtctAGAAGAGGacaatggttttattttgtttagaagtATAATTTGTCGTGgttagaatataattttaagtccatattcttttaaataaatatgagctCTTGGTAAGTTACACAGTGTAGAGAGGGGACAATGAGGATATGTGAAAATTTtggctaaaatttttttataaactatttttatgaaCTACTGAGTTTATACAGGCTTGCTGTATATAGCATTTGTAGATCTTAGCATCATCTTTAGTCATGGCATGTTTTATGTAAGAAATGATTACATGACATACTATCAACTCATTCAGTTCTACTTTTAACAGTGAAGCAGTGATTACACTGTTTTTATGTTCTCTTgtgcttttctcttgttctccCGATTACTTTTGGGAATTTATGTCGGTCTGTGTTTGATAGATGATTGTAGTATCTAAATCTACAAttactaagaattaaaaaaaaattttttttccttagtaatttctacacccagtgtggggcttgaactcacagctccatgatcaagagtcacatgctccactgactgagctagccaggggCCCTTACAATTACTAAGAATTTTAAGACAAGATAAAAGAAGATAGGTGGCTTGGAAATGGGAGAGGATGGCAGTGCAGTATATTTGAGGGAGGCTGTATTAGATGGAGTAGAAcctagtcattttaaaaataatttaaaatgttaaggtTTGCATTGGTACACTGGAAACTTTAAGGCCTTATCAAgatagaaaattatgaaagaagtGAAAGAGATGGGGAACAAGAGTTGGAGAAtggtggaagaagaaagaacttAAGAGAACCAAGAAAGATGTGTTTATGGTAGGAGGTGCTGATGTGCCACCAGTACCTATTATGCACCACTTTATGGTAGAGGGttgtcatttatttcatttgtgcTCTGTAGGTTTTTAATCACATAGCTAGCAGGTTACTAATAAATCAGTCTAGATTGGGAAAAGAACATAATTCTGGTGGGGAGAAGTTCTTACCAGGTAACcttgaaattttattctaatatatatattttaaatgtttttagttatttttgagaggtgagggagcatgagcaggggaggggcagaaagagggggacagaggatccaaagcaggctccaggatgtcagcatagagcccagttcagggcttaaactttcacaaactgtgagatcatgacctgagccgaagttggatgcttaactgactgagccacccaggtgccccaccttgaaattttatttgatgGATGGTGCAAGCTTTTGGTTTTTCAGCCTTAAAACTTGGTCTTTTAGTTCTCCCagtacattgttttttaattatcatttattttattattattattttattatattttattattataaacaacTTTTAAAGAAAGTCTTAGCTATAACAGATTTGGTAATGATGGAAGTAATTTTGGAAGTGGCGGAAGCTATAATGATTTTGGCAGTTATAACAGTCTTCAAATTTGGGAcccatgaaaagagaaaagagacagaagctCTGGCCCGTATGGTAGTACAGGCCAATACTTTGCCAGTCTACAAAACTAAGATGGCTATGGCagttccagcagcagcagcagcagtagctatAGTAGTGGCAGATTTCAATTACTGCCAGGAAACAGcttagcaggagaggagagccagagaagtgacagggaagGTGTAAGTTACATGGATTTGTGGACTCAGACCAGCATATTGGTGGCAGAGCCTAGCTGCTACATACAAAGAAGACATGTTTTAGGCAATATTCATGTGTATGGGCAAAAAAAATGAGGACTGTATTTCTGACTAATTGTGTgacaggtttttttaatttattttttaaaaaaattattaatgtttatttttgagagagagcagtgtgcatgcaagtgggggagaggcagagagagatgaagacacagaatccaaagcaggctccaggctctgagctgtcagcacagagcccagtgcagggcttgaatccacaagccatgagatcatgacctgagccaaagttggatgctcaaccaactgagccacctcagttgttttttgtttttgtttttgttttttttttaattaaaaagagaaagacaggctTAGCATCAATGGCATGTATTtatagaaagaataataaaattttggaagtattcagaatattttttttctggtgtaaATATACTGTATCATGTATAGGTTTGGATCTCATGAAAAGGTTTAAGtagaaattaataatattcaagattaatatttttgcatattctCTAGTATCTTTTAAACTTGAGAAATTAAAGCGTTTTTAGCTAATTCTTACCAAATTCTTGTTAATGTTTCTCTTCTCAGATGAAGAAGTTGTTGAACTTCCAGATTTGGATTATCTGCGAACCATGACTCATATAGTCTTTGTAGACTTTGATAACTGGTCAAACTTTTTTGGTCATCTACCAGGGCATCTTAACCAAGGAACATTCATCTGGGGCTTTCAAGGTATGATTGATAAGGAAAACATCTGATaccttctcctcttttctccattAGAATATGTTCCACATTAAAAGGATTGCTCTTGAACCTTCTTGAATAGAACATACAAATGTAATTGCAATATTGTCACTTTGCCTTGTAGCTACTTTGccagaatatttttctctttacatttctttgtggtGAATGTTAGCTCTCTTTGGTGACCTAAAGTTTGTGGATCTTTTGATACATATTGAAAAAACATTTACAgtacctacaatgtgccaggtaCTAATGCTTGGTATTAACCCATGCTTACTGATTATTATATTTATCTCCTTCTTAAAACATAAGGCAGGATGCatgagaagtttattttttccaaagtgtAAAGCTAATAAATAATAGAGTTAGCTTTTGAACTTGGACTGCTTGGCTACAGAACTAGTATGATTTTCAAATTGCCATAATTGCCTCTTCAGTTCATCCTTACTGAACTGAAGTTCATAAATACGCAACTTCATCTAAATATTTCTTTACAAACCATTGACCAAACAGGGAGAGAGATGACTATGATTTATGGAAGTTTAGTATAGTGAGCATCCAATAAACTTTATGTTTGATAGGCAACAGCATATAAGTGGatgatttggggtgcctgggtggctcagttgacagctcaggtcatgatctcacggttcgtgggattgaaccctgtgttgggcactgcactgacagcatgttgcctgctcgggattctctctgtccttcccccccacctcacactctctctctctctcaaaataagtaaataaacattttaaaaataattttaaaaaaacaaagaggaggaCTGGATTTAGGATAGAGACATACtgacctcaaaaaaattaaaaaagaaacgtACTGACCTGGATAAATACTCTAGTACAACCTTTTAGTAAATTTAGCTTTGCTGATTGCCTATCATTTCTATCCACTGAATAGTCTTGacatatttgttaaaaacaaaacaaaacaaaattaatgctTACGTTTATATGGAATTATACCAGTCAGAGACTCCTTACACATAattacttttgatttttcttaacataatCTATGAGTTTTCAGATTAATGGGCAGATGCAGGGAAGGTGGCCTACTTTGCCAAGATTGCAAAGCAACAAGATGGTGATGCCTATACTAGAACTGAGTTCTGCATTCTAATCTAGTACTTGCCctctaaaaaaatctttttctagtGTGTTTTTTCTTGATAGAGCTTTCAGTTGTAGCTACTgttcagttctctttttttctctgtttgactATCATTTAtgccttttctaaaaataataggAGGAAACACCAATTGGAAGCCTCCACTCAACTGTAAGATCTATAATTACCTGAATAGGATTGGATGTTTCTTCCTTCATCCTCGTTGtagtaaaagaaaagatgctGCTGATTTTGCCATATGTATGCATGTGAGTGATTGTTTTATTCAAAATCTAATGTGAATCTAGGACccatttggaattttttcttcACTTGAATCGTAATGACAGTATAGAGCATTCTTCAGTGCTATATTTTTGTATAAAACCTTCTACATAAGATTCTGCTGATGACTAATGAGAGCAAGGACCCATATCATACTTATTTACTGCTTTCCCCAATTCCTAGCAGACTCCCAGCTACCCATTGTAGACCCTCAACTATTTATAGAATAATGATCAATAGATGACAGTGTATTTGATGTATGCTGAGAtactttcacattttaacatctctgaaattgggAGACACCTTAACAATCACTGTTGGCCTAGGTGAAATTTGCATTTGCTTCTCTGTCTACCAGTCACCTAGAGAAACTACCAACCTGAGacccattttaaattaaattctctgCTTAAATGTAAGTCAGTTTACATGTCGCACTGATAACATGAATTTACTCTGTAACCTTGTTAACTCCTGCTTACATTTTAAAccacaaaacattttcttttccatctatTCAGTGCTAAGATTGAATTATGCAGATTACCTTGCTTACCTTCTCTCTATGGCagatttatatcttatttatccTTAGATTAAGTGTGTAACCTTTGTAGCATTCCAGCCTCTTATTTGACttcctttggtattttttttctttcttagtggcaCATAAAATAGCTTATCTTATAATTCGTGGCAGTTTACATTTGATtaaatgtgttatattttatttatgaaggaGATCTTTGTATCATACTTTGGTGGGAGCTAGAGAACAAgttaaataaacctttttaggggtgcctggctggctcagttagtggagtgtgcaactcttgatctcgaggttgactttgagccccgtgttgagtgtagagactactttaaaaaaataataaaatcgtaaaataaataaataaacctttctaGGTATGTGTTCATACTGAAATAGATGTAATGGTTTAAAACTCAAATACTGATTTTTATCAACATATGCGTTTTGTTCCAACTTAGGCTGGCCGTCTAGATGAACAACTACCCAAGCAGATTCCTTTCACCATCCTCTCAGGAGATCAAGGTTTTCTGGAGCTAGAGAACCAATTTAAGAAGACTCAGAGGCCAGCACATATACTAAACCCTCACCATTTAGAGGGAGATATGATGTGTGCCTTGTTAAATAGCATATCTGATACTACCAAAGGTACGCAGCTGCAGTCACAGTGCAAACCACCCAAGAGGAGGAGACTTCACTGCTGAGAGAAACCAATAAACTGCTGTCCACTAGTGAACTACTGGCTGCTCACTAAAGCATCATGCTCtcatactttttttattttttccttttctccctttcattttttagtgttttagagAAAGgataatttcataattttctgaAGCCTTTTCTGATATAATAGATAAAATCTGTgttcatgtatataaaatacatattcatgatTTGAAATATGTTAGTATAATTTTGCAAAGCTCAGAATCCAGATTTTCACTATTTCTGAAATTCCAAATTTATCTTCAATTTTTCTGAAAGCTAATTGCTTATAGATTAaaccagaaagaataaataatactatggcaattaaaaaaaaaaaaaagatcattttaagaGATTGGCAGGGATGAAATGAAGCCCTGAGAGAGGTTTAGTTCCTTGAAAGAGGTACCTTCCTGTCCTATTCCCAGAACT
The sequence above is a segment of the Prionailurus bengalensis isolate Pbe53 chromosome B2, Fcat_Pben_1.1_paternal_pri, whole genome shotgun sequence genome. Coding sequences within it:
- the ZNF451 gene encoding E3 SUMO-protein ligase ZNF451 isoform X5; this translates as MGDPGSEIIESVPPAGPEASESTTDENEDDIQFVSEGPLRPVLEYIDLISSDDEEPSTSHSDDNVKHKDYIDHQKDKVALTLARLARHVEVEKQQKEEKNRAFREKIDFQHAHGLQELEFIRGHSDTEAARLCVDQWLKMPGLKTGTINSGKKSSFRRGGQMQVSGKPILCPIMHCNKEFDNGHLLLGHLKRFDHSPCDPTITLHGPFVNSFACVVCYKNFVTQQQYRDHLFAKEAADDGHKNNLLPQIIQCFACPNCFLLFSSKDACLKHMSGKNHFHQNFKLSDDKGIAQPISFPSFAKKLLISLCKDVPFQVKCVACHQTLRSHMELTAHFRVRCRNAGPVALAEKSIAQVAEKFVLRGYCPNCNQVFADETSTRNHKQNSGHKVRVITSMEESVLLYCHSSEGNKPSSDLNLLLDRSKFSSLKRTMSVQESNSQDCTTVPKKKMNLEGKSHEGTVCVQKEKSFVKTWFCECHQQFLSEDAVEKHVFSANTMCYKCVVCGKVCEDSGVIRLHMSRIHGGAHLNNFLFWCRTCKKELTRKETIMAHVTEFHNGHRYFYETDEVEGETLPTSSATLVSNLTAKNPSSTITIIDHSPANSPPRGKWQCRICEDMFDSQDCVKQHCMSLASHQFHRYSCAHCKKTFHKVETLYRHCQDEHNNEIKVKYFCGLCDLTFNVEEAFLSHYKEHHSTDYVFVSEKTETSIKTENDFPVTETSNLLTCGCRESYICKVNRKEDYGRCLQIMLDKGKLWFRCTLCSATAQNVTDINTHIHEVHREEKSEEEKEQRYVIKCGTCTKVFHDPESAQQHFHRKHCFLRKPSVAHFGSEKTSLYKFAASASRPERKLKQAVSHPKNSEMEKGAENDLSCQNIDEEVVELPDLDYLRTMTHIVFVDFDNWSNFFGHLPGHLNQGTFIWGFQECDSDDNLGIKNTSIEEEFTSTEDVELEEAIRRSLEEM
- the ZNF451 gene encoding E3 SUMO-protein ligase ZNF451 isoform X2; translated protein: MGDPGSEIIESVPPAGPEASESTTDENEDDIQFVSEGPLRPVLEYIDLISSDDEEPSTSHSDDNVKHKDYIDHQKDKVALTLARLARHVEVEKQQKEEKNRAFREKIDFQHAHGLQELEFIRGHSDTEAARLCVDQWLKMPGLKTGTINSGKKSSFRRGGQMQVSGKPILCPIMHCNKEFDNGHLLLGHLKRFDHSPCDPTITLHGPFVNSFACVVCYKNFVTQQQYRDHLFAKEAADDGHKNNLLPQIIQCFACPNCFLLFSSKDACLKHMSGKNHFHQNFKLSDDKGIAQPISFPSFAKKLLISLCKDVPFQVKCVACHQTLRSHMELTAHFRVRCRNAGPVALAEKSIAQVAEKFVLRGYCPNCNQVFADETSTRNHKQNSGHKVRVITSMEESVLLYCHSSEGNKPSSDLNLLLDRSKFSSLKRTMSVQESNSQDCTTVPKKKMNLEGKSHEGTVCVQKEKSFVKTWFCECHQQFLSEDAVEKHVFSANTMCYKCVVCGKVCEDSGVIRLHMSRIHGGAHLNNFLFWCRTCKKELTRKETIMAHVTEFHNGHRYFYETDEVEGETLPTSSATLVSNLTAKNPSSTITIIDHSPANSPPRGKWQCRICEDMFDSQDCVKQHCMSLASHQFHRYSCAHCKKTFHKVETLYRHCQDEHNNEIKVKYFCGLCDLTFNVEEAFLSHYKEHHSTDYVFVSEKTETSIKTENDFPVTETSNLLTCGCRESYICKVNRKEDYGRCLQIMLDKGKLWFRCTLCSATAQNVTDINTHIHEVHREEKSEEEKEQRYVIKCGTCTKVFHDPESAQQHFHRKHCFLRKPSVAHFGSEKTSLYKFAASASRPERKLKQAVSHPKNSEMEKGAENDLSCQNIDEEVVELPDLDYLRTMTHIVFVDFDNWSNFFGHLPGHLNQGTFIWGFQGGNTNWKPPLNCKIYNYLNRIGCFFLHPRCSKRKDAADFAICMHAGRLDEQLPKQIPFTILSGDQGFLELENQFKKTQRPAHILNPHHLEGDMMCALLNSISDTTKECDSDDNLGIKNTSIEEEFTSTEVTSPALLPKKG
- the ZNF451 gene encoding E3 SUMO-protein ligase ZNF451 isoform X6 yields the protein MGDPGSEIIESVPPAGPEASESTTDENEDDIQFVSEGPLRPVLEYIDLISSDDEEPSTSHSDDNVKHKDYIDHQKDKVALTLARLARHVEVEKQQKEEKNRAFREKIDFQHAHGLQELEFIRGHSDTEAARLCVDQWLKMPGLKTGTINSGKKSSFRRGGQMQVSGKPILCPIMHCNKEFDNGHLLLGHLKRFDHSPCDPTITLHGPFVNSFACVVCYKNFVTQQQYRDHLFAKEAADDGHKNNLLPQIIQCFACPNCFLLFSSKDACLKHMSGKNHFHQNFKLSDDKGIAQPISFPSFAKKLLISLCKDVPFQVKCVACHQTLRSHMELTAHFRVRCRNAGPVALAEKSIAQVAEKFVLRGYCPNCNQVFADETSTRNHKQNSGHKVRVITSMEESVLLYCHSSEGNKPSSDLNLLLDRSKFSSLKRTMSVQESNSQDCTTVPKKKMNLEGKSHEGTVCVQKEKSFVKTWFCECHQQFLSEDAVEKHVFSANTMCYKCVVCGKVCEDSGVIRLHMSRIHGGAHLNNFLFWCRTCKKELTRKETIMAHVTEFHNGHRYFYETDEVEGETLPTSSATLVSNLTAKNPSSTITIIDHSPANSPPRGKWQCRICEDMFDSQDCVKQHCMSLASHQFHRYSCAHCKKTFHKVETLYRHCQDEHNNEIKVKYFCGLCDLTFNVEEAFLSHYKEHHSTDYVFVSEKTETSIKTENDFPVTETSNLLTCGCRESYICKVNRKEDYGRCLQIMLDKGKLWFRCTLCSATAQNVTDINTHIHEVHREEKSEEEKEQRYVIKCGTCTKVFHDPESAQQHFHRKHCFLRKPSVAHFGSEKTSLYKFAASASRPERKLKQAVSHPKNSEMEKGAENDLSCQNIDEEVVELPDLDYLRTMTHIVFVDFDNWSNFFGHLPGHLNQGTFIWGFQECDSDDNLGIKNTSIEEEFTSTEVTSPALLPKKG